ccCCCTGCCATAGCCGACGCattggccgtccacgtgtctctcaattattacagctcaataagAGGATAAGTaaaaggtcctcacagcaaccatcaacatcaaatgctaatgttcaacaacacgctactcaaattaacaACAAAACCTCATCTGATttagagaattctttagtagatattgcaggcgatgtaaatgacatggacttgaCAGCCTCTTTGTTTCCAGataatcatgattttatggacatcattgaccatgaacatattgcacaaaacaatattgttccTTCCAATGCTGCTctcttcatcacattcctcattttcaatctttagattgtcttgattttcaagaactgcgtaacaactttctaggcagacttgacaacaacatatcacggCTCacgtgtactggatgtaatgagaaaaatttcattacatacaatgctccaatacaactatgtcatacatGCCAATAAGTTTTCCTGTCAAATTCCTAGATTACTagaatttcctttttgaagtcatgcttcctcaaatttattttatatcatctcgaacaactctcatttacaccatactctgtcaattcctgctgacaactactttttcaacaaccagcactaccctttcttttttcattatcacttattccattatcaggtcgtgggctgtatgacaggggaatttctggTGTAAAATAATGCTCTAATTTTCTACTGCTGTGCAATACAGCATTTTCGAGACTAAattgatgttataagctatatctaaatatactaaataaagtgttgtaaataattGTCTCGCTGATAAatggttgctgatctggtgcatGCTGATTGCTACTTCACTCCGACAAGTCATAAATCTAGTTGGCTCCTTGTAATATTGGTGATATAAATTTCCTTGTGCTTAacactctgtagagttgtttgaTTCACTGAATAGCCGTCAGTAATTGTTGTAGCCAATTAGTCTCTTTCAGATTAGGTGGTGTTGgtcaataataatcatgatttaGTAGCAATGTtgtgctgtttttcattcataagTGTGGTTTATTAGAGCAATCACAAAATGTACACCTTGACACTATGCATGTATTCTCATTAATGCTGGCTTGAGGGATTAGTTCTAGCTACATGACAAAGAgggtgttacataatacattacataatatgaTGCAAACTACATCACCCCTTGATTTATAAATCACAACCAGGGTAATCAGAAAATATTAATAGATTACATACTagcataacatacatgtatatctgaacTGACAATACAAATCGTCACAACCCAAACATGGCTCTAGTGTTCATAAAATTCTCCATATCTTTCTGGAGGTCGCCTGTCTCTAATAGGTCTAGTATTGCCCACTGCAGTATTTTCGCTGTCATGATCACTGTCACTCTCAGTATCTGAGTCTACGGAACTATTGTCATTTTTACAGATGTTGAGATTATCAAAATCAAATTCAACTTCCACAGCATCGTCACTTGACACCCTATCACTGCCCATATCCTCGCCATTACAATCAGCTAACCGTATTTCTGAAATGTGCCTGTTTGTGCCATCAACCTCTAAGACTACATCAGATACCAACGCAGTTACTGTTCCTTTTGCCCATACAGTAGTACATTTAGCATGCACTGGCTTAACATATACTGTGTCACCAATTTTGTACGGGTTTCTTAACGCTCCACGTGAAAATCTTTGTGGCTCTGCAACAACGTCAGGATTTCTTACTGCGTAGGAGTATAGCATTTGCGAAGGTACAATACCTCGCCTGTTTGGGGTATTGTTGTACCAAAATACCATTCTGTTAACCTCGTTTCCTGAACGCGCAGCCATTCTTTTAATTGTCCTATGGTTACGTTCGACAATGCCATTACCAGATGGCCTGTAAGCGCAACTTAACAAATGATTTACATTCCATGTTTTAGGATGCTAGACAACTGCGCGCTTTTGAAGCATGGACCGTTGTCAGAAAGCAACTCTTGTGGGGGACCCCGCTCCTCAAATATGCGTACCAACTGTGCTATTACAGAGTTGGCTGTCTCATCTCTCAGTTTTAACCATATTGCAAATCTGCTAGGGCCGCAATCCAAGATGGTCAAATAAGGTATTCGGCCCACATGTGTGATGTCAACAGCAAGTCTATGCCACACCTTTTTGACTTCCAAATTTCCTCTCTCCCATCTCACAGGTGAAGGatcaatttttttgcagatttgACACTCTTTCACAACCCTTTCAATCACATCTTTTGAGGCTCTGTCACCAAACCTCTGATTAGCTAAGTAACTCATCTTGTCAACTCCTAAATGGTGAACTtgatgcatgttatatatttctTCATCAATACTTGAAACTTCCTTCGCTGCTACGCCCACACATGATACTAGTGGTTTCAGCCACTTTTTGTTCACCCTCGTTAAAACATCAGCACGATTGTCCGCTGACTTGACCAAGGACATTTGTAGAGTGATGCCATATTCTTCTACCAATTGCCCAATAACCCCAAGCCGCCTTTTGACTATCATTTCTGAAAATCCACTGACTTTGGGGCAATGGCTTTCTGTGATAATGGAATTAACCCAGTTATACACTGATAATGAGTCAGTGACAATCGTAGCTTGTTTTACTCCCCACTTTATTGCAAGATTTAATCCTTTAAGTACGGCTTCAAGTTCAGCTACATTTATATGCATACTGTCATCAATTTTCCTTAGCCATGATGCATCTTCTACAATGCTACCTTCCATTTCTATGCACACACCAATAGCTATAGAGCTCGCATCACACCAGACCTTGCAACACTCATATCTATTCACAGACTATTTGCCTTGCACTGGGTCATGTCTTGTTACCCTATTTAGTGTTTCATCTAACATATGCAGCACTTCTTTTGCTATTGCATCATCCCACTTGCCATCAGCAGCACACCGCTTCATGTAGCTGCATGCGACTCGTAGCCAGCCAGCTACTGGGTAGTGACCAATCAGTTT
Above is a window of Watersipora subatra chromosome 3, tzWatSuba1.1, whole genome shotgun sequence DNA encoding:
- the LOC137390822 gene encoding uncharacterized protein yields the protein MEGSIVEDASWLRKIDDSMHINVAELEAVLKGLNLAIKWGVKQATIVTDSLSVYNWVNSIITESHCPKVSGFSEMIVKRRLGVIGQLVEEYGITLQMSLVKSADNRADVLTRVNKKWLKPLVSCVGVAAKEVSSIDEEIYNMHQVHHLGVDKMSYLANQRFGDRASKDVIERVVKECQICKKIDPSPVRWERGNLEVKKVWHRLAVDITHVGRIPYLTILDCGPSRFAIWLKLRDETANSVIAQLVRIFEERGPPQELLSDNGPCFKSAQLSSILKHGM